Proteins from a single region of Ziziphus jujuba cultivar Dongzao chromosome 1, ASM3175591v1:
- the LOC107421662 gene encoding G-type lectin S-receptor-like serine/threonine-protein kinase At1g61370 isoform X1, whose protein sequence is MGAKHTYCIVFQFSVCLLFYLFQMHRCYAIYNITSSQVLSDGQTLVSPNQTFELGFFSPNNSGNQYVGIWYKEISPRIVVWVANRENPLAVTDSSASLTIGSNGNLNLVDGNEKSFWTTNIPVPSNSSVAMLLDNGNFILKKDHISEEILWQSFDHLGDTLLPKVGLAFNIKTGQRSVLTSWKSETDPSRGNFIVGIAPQTPPEAFIWNNASTPHWRSGPWDKSKFVGIPKMGSSYLTMFNIEQDIEKGAITYYFNPYNSSINSNMFISSEGVLKIINLVKYNESYTMWDAWVAPNSSCDAYGVCGHFAVCKTSESPICNCLKGFKPKSREEWSKGNWTGGCIRKTELLCKKNTSSSASYGGKEDGFWKKSMVKLPDFYEYVHIGNADKCYAWCQSNCSCLAYAFVHSIGCLVWSKDFIDIQEFSSGGEDLFLRLAYSELGEHEAFSLNIVWLLCLHCIVCFCLIHLFCMLCSFNGSAGRQQIRKVIISLTVIGTSFILGAIFFFWYRWKTDQTSYQKSIDLIEKSDNSRDNLRSKQLHDPSELAIFEYDTILVATNNFSISNKLGQGGFGTVYKGKLKDGKKIAVKRLSSNSGQGIEEFKNEIILISKLQHRSLVKLMGCCIYDEEKLLIYEFMPNKSLDFFLFDPRRRSELSWATRFKIIHDVAKGILYLHRDSCLRVIHRDLKASNILLDAKMNAKISDFGLARIFAETIDLANTQRVVGTLGYMSPEYAMGGIFSEKSDVYSFGVLLLEIVSGKKNNSFHYRDQQLSLIAHAWQLWSECRPLELIDETLADSYCSSEVIRCIDVGLLCTQDHAIDRPTMPEVVLMLSNEIHRPKPKQPLFYSQGSLKFDLKPQSVTKCSTNEATISMIEGR, encoded by the exons ATGGGGGCAAAACACACATATTGCATTGTATTTCAGTTTTCTGTGTGTCTATTGTTCTACTTATTTCAAATGCATCGTTGCTATGCAATTTATAACATAACTTCATCCCAAGTGTTATCTGACGGACAAACTTTGGTCTCCCCAAACCAAACTTTCGAGTTAGGATTTTTCAGTCCTAATAACTCTGGAAATCAATATGTGGGTATTTGGTACAAGGAAATTTCACCACGGATAGTTGTATGGGTCGCCAACAGAGAGAATCCCCTTGCAGTCACAGACTCTTCTGCAAGTCTGacaattggcagcaatggaaatCTAAATCTTGTGGATGGAAATGAAAAGTCTTTTTGGACAACTAATATTCCTGttccatcaaattcttcagTTGCAATGCTTTTAGATAATGGAAACTTCATTCTCAAGAAAGACCACATATCAGAGGAAATTTTGTGGCAGAGCTTTGATCATCTTGGTGATACGTTATTACCCAAAGTAGGACTagcttttaatattaaaactggTCAGAGATCTGTGCTAACTTCCTGGAAAAGTGAAACTGATCCATCACGCGGAAACTTCATCGTTGGAATTGCACCACAGACGCCGCCAGAAGCCTTTATTTGGAATAATGCATCAACTCCTCACTGGAGAAGTGGGCCATGGGATAAGTCGAAGTTTGTTGGGATACCTAAAATGGGTTCATCATACCTCACTATGTTTAATATTGAACAAGATATTGAAAAGGGAGCAATTACTTACTATTTTAATCCATACAACAGCTCTATAAACTCCAATATGTTCATTTCATCAGAAGGagttctaaaaattataaacctGGTGAAATACAATGAATCATACACTATGTGGGACGCGTGGGTGGCACCAAACAGTTCATGTGATGCGTATGGGGTGTGCGGACATTTTGCAGTGTGCAAAACATCTGAATCTCCGATTTGTAATTGTTTGAAAGGTTTTAAACCAAAATCACGTGAGGAGTGGAGTAAAGGAAACTGGACTGGAGGGTGTATAAGGAAAACCGAATTACTTTGTAAGAAAAACACCAGTAGCTCAGCTTCTTATGGAGGAAAAGAAGATGGGTTTTGGAAAAAGAGCATGGTGAAACTTCCTGATTTTTATGAATATGTGCATATTGGTAATGCTGACAAATGCTATGCATGGTGCCAGAGTAATTGTTCATGCTTAGCTTATGCCTTTGTTCACAGCATAGGGTGTTTGGTGTGGTCAAAAGACTTTATTGACATTCAGGAGTTTTCCTCAGGTGGGGAAGATCTTTTTCTTCGTCTTGCATATTCAGAACTAGGTGAGCATGAAGCCTTTTCCCTGAATATTGTTTGGCTTTTGTGTTTGCACTgcattgtttgtttttgtttgatacacctattttgtatgttATGTTCATTTAATGGTTCAGCTGGGAGACAGCAAATCAGGAAGGTTATCATCAGCCTCACAGTAATCGGTACAAGTTTCATATTAGGagccatatttttcttttggtacaGGTGGAAAACTGACCAAACGT cttACCAAAAGAGcattgatttgattgagaagaGTGACAATTCAAGAGACAATCTTCGAAGTAAGCAACTGCATGATCCATCAGAACTTGCTATTTTTGAATATGATACCATATTAGTTGCTACGAACAACTTCAGTATCTCAAACAAACTCGGGCAAGGAGGATTTGGCACTGTTTATAAG GGAAAGCTAAAAGATGGAAAGAAAATAGCAGTTAAAAGGCTTTCTAGTAACTCAGGACAAGGCATAGAAGAATTCAAGAATGAAATAATTTTGATCTCCAAACTCCAGCATAGAAGTCTCGTTAAACTCATGGGTTGCTGCATATACGACGAAGAGAAGTTGCTAATTTATGAGTTCATGCCCAATAAAAGCTTGGATTTCTTCCTTTTTG ACCCAAGAAGAAGATCAGAGCTTAGTTGGGCTACACGCTTCAAAATTATCCATGATGTTGCTAAAGGTATCCTATATCTCCATCGTGATTCCTGTTTAAGGGTGATACACCGAGATTTGAAGGCCAGCAATATTCTTTTAGATGCGAAGATGAATGCCAAAATATCGGATTTTGGATTAGCACGGATTTTCGCAGAAACAATAGATCTAGCCAATACTCAAAGGGTCGTGGGAACTCT TGGCTATATGTCTCCAGAGTATGCCATGGGAGGAATATTTTCTGAGAAATCTGATGTGTATAGCTTTGGAGTGTTGCTGTTAGAAATAGTTAGTGGCAAGAAGAATAACAGCTTCCATTATCGTGACCAACAATTGAGCCTAATAGCTCAT GCCTGGCAACTTTGGAGTGAATGCAGGCCATTGGAGTTGATAGATGAAACATTGGCTGACTCGTATTGTTCATCAGAGGTAATCAGATGCATAGATGTTGGGCTACTGTGCACACAGGATCATGCCATTGACAGGCCAACCATGCCAGAGGTAGTGTTAATGCTAAGCAATGAAATCCATCGTCCAAAACCCAAACAACCTCTCTTTTATTCTCAAGGCTCCTTGAAATTTGATCTTAAACCACAAAGTGTTACAAAATGCTCCACAAATGAAGCAACCATATCAATGATCGAAGGGCGATAA
- the LOC107421662 gene encoding G-type lectin S-receptor-like serine/threonine-protein kinase At1g61370 isoform X2: protein MGAKHTYCIVFQFSVCLLFYLFQMHRCYAIYNITSSQVLSDGQTLVSPNQTFELGFFSPNNSGNQYVGIWYKEISPRIVVWVANRENPLAVTDSSASLTIGSNGNLNLVDGNEKSFWTTNIPVPSNSSVAMLLDNGNFILKKDHISEEILWQSFDHLGDTLLPKVGLAFNIKTGQRSVLTSWKSETDPSRGNFIVGIAPQTPPEAFIWNNASTPHWRSGPWDKSKFVGIPKMGSSYLTMFNIEQDIEKGAITYYFNPYNSSINSNMFISSEGVLKIINLVKYNESYTMWDAWVAPNSSCDAYGVCGHFAVCKTSESPICNCLKGFKPKSREEWSKGNWTGGCIRKTELLCKKNTSSSASYGGKEDGFWKKSMVKLPDFYEYVHIGNADKCYAWCQSNCSCLAYAFVHSIGCLVWSKDFIDIQEFSSGGEDLFLRLAYSELAGRQQIRKVIISLTVIGTSFILGAIFFFWYRWKTDQTSYQKSIDLIEKSDNSRDNLRSKQLHDPSELAIFEYDTILVATNNFSISNKLGQGGFGTVYKGKLKDGKKIAVKRLSSNSGQGIEEFKNEIILISKLQHRSLVKLMGCCIYDEEKLLIYEFMPNKSLDFFLFDPRRRSELSWATRFKIIHDVAKGILYLHRDSCLRVIHRDLKASNILLDAKMNAKISDFGLARIFAETIDLANTQRVVGTLGYMSPEYAMGGIFSEKSDVYSFGVLLLEIVSGKKNNSFHYRDQQLSLIAHAWQLWSECRPLELIDETLADSYCSSEVIRCIDVGLLCTQDHAIDRPTMPEVVLMLSNEIHRPKPKQPLFYSQGSLKFDLKPQSVTKCSTNEATISMIEGR from the exons ATGGGGGCAAAACACACATATTGCATTGTATTTCAGTTTTCTGTGTGTCTATTGTTCTACTTATTTCAAATGCATCGTTGCTATGCAATTTATAACATAACTTCATCCCAAGTGTTATCTGACGGACAAACTTTGGTCTCCCCAAACCAAACTTTCGAGTTAGGATTTTTCAGTCCTAATAACTCTGGAAATCAATATGTGGGTATTTGGTACAAGGAAATTTCACCACGGATAGTTGTATGGGTCGCCAACAGAGAGAATCCCCTTGCAGTCACAGACTCTTCTGCAAGTCTGacaattggcagcaatggaaatCTAAATCTTGTGGATGGAAATGAAAAGTCTTTTTGGACAACTAATATTCCTGttccatcaaattcttcagTTGCAATGCTTTTAGATAATGGAAACTTCATTCTCAAGAAAGACCACATATCAGAGGAAATTTTGTGGCAGAGCTTTGATCATCTTGGTGATACGTTATTACCCAAAGTAGGACTagcttttaatattaaaactggTCAGAGATCTGTGCTAACTTCCTGGAAAAGTGAAACTGATCCATCACGCGGAAACTTCATCGTTGGAATTGCACCACAGACGCCGCCAGAAGCCTTTATTTGGAATAATGCATCAACTCCTCACTGGAGAAGTGGGCCATGGGATAAGTCGAAGTTTGTTGGGATACCTAAAATGGGTTCATCATACCTCACTATGTTTAATATTGAACAAGATATTGAAAAGGGAGCAATTACTTACTATTTTAATCCATACAACAGCTCTATAAACTCCAATATGTTCATTTCATCAGAAGGagttctaaaaattataaacctGGTGAAATACAATGAATCATACACTATGTGGGACGCGTGGGTGGCACCAAACAGTTCATGTGATGCGTATGGGGTGTGCGGACATTTTGCAGTGTGCAAAACATCTGAATCTCCGATTTGTAATTGTTTGAAAGGTTTTAAACCAAAATCACGTGAGGAGTGGAGTAAAGGAAACTGGACTGGAGGGTGTATAAGGAAAACCGAATTACTTTGTAAGAAAAACACCAGTAGCTCAGCTTCTTATGGAGGAAAAGAAGATGGGTTTTGGAAAAAGAGCATGGTGAAACTTCCTGATTTTTATGAATATGTGCATATTGGTAATGCTGACAAATGCTATGCATGGTGCCAGAGTAATTGTTCATGCTTAGCTTATGCCTTTGTTCACAGCATAGGGTGTTTGGTGTGGTCAAAAGACTTTATTGACATTCAGGAGTTTTCCTCAGGTGGGGAAGATCTTTTTCTTCGTCTTGCATATTCAGAACTAG CTGGGAGACAGCAAATCAGGAAGGTTATCATCAGCCTCACAGTAATCGGTACAAGTTTCATATTAGGagccatatttttcttttggtacaGGTGGAAAACTGACCAAACGT cttACCAAAAGAGcattgatttgattgagaagaGTGACAATTCAAGAGACAATCTTCGAAGTAAGCAACTGCATGATCCATCAGAACTTGCTATTTTTGAATATGATACCATATTAGTTGCTACGAACAACTTCAGTATCTCAAACAAACTCGGGCAAGGAGGATTTGGCACTGTTTATAAG GGAAAGCTAAAAGATGGAAAGAAAATAGCAGTTAAAAGGCTTTCTAGTAACTCAGGACAAGGCATAGAAGAATTCAAGAATGAAATAATTTTGATCTCCAAACTCCAGCATAGAAGTCTCGTTAAACTCATGGGTTGCTGCATATACGACGAAGAGAAGTTGCTAATTTATGAGTTCATGCCCAATAAAAGCTTGGATTTCTTCCTTTTTG ACCCAAGAAGAAGATCAGAGCTTAGTTGGGCTACACGCTTCAAAATTATCCATGATGTTGCTAAAGGTATCCTATATCTCCATCGTGATTCCTGTTTAAGGGTGATACACCGAGATTTGAAGGCCAGCAATATTCTTTTAGATGCGAAGATGAATGCCAAAATATCGGATTTTGGATTAGCACGGATTTTCGCAGAAACAATAGATCTAGCCAATACTCAAAGGGTCGTGGGAACTCT TGGCTATATGTCTCCAGAGTATGCCATGGGAGGAATATTTTCTGAGAAATCTGATGTGTATAGCTTTGGAGTGTTGCTGTTAGAAATAGTTAGTGGCAAGAAGAATAACAGCTTCCATTATCGTGACCAACAATTGAGCCTAATAGCTCAT GCCTGGCAACTTTGGAGTGAATGCAGGCCATTGGAGTTGATAGATGAAACATTGGCTGACTCGTATTGTTCATCAGAGGTAATCAGATGCATAGATGTTGGGCTACTGTGCACACAGGATCATGCCATTGACAGGCCAACCATGCCAGAGGTAGTGTTAATGCTAAGCAATGAAATCCATCGTCCAAAACCCAAACAACCTCTCTTTTATTCTCAAGGCTCCTTGAAATTTGATCTTAAACCACAAAGTGTTACAAAATGCTCCACAAATGAAGCAACCATATCAATGATCGAAGGGCGATAA